TCGACCACAGCAGTGTCGACTTCCCCGACCCCGATGTGCCCGTCAGCAGCAGGCCTTGGCCGGCCTGCAGCTCGAAGCCGACGTCCTGCAGCGCCGGCCGCTCCGCCGCCGGGTAGGTGTAGGTCAGATGCTCAATGCGGATCATTCGGCACAAACACAGCCGGGATGGCCAGGCAAGCTGCGGCTGCGACCAGCGGCCATGTCACCACAGGCAGCGTGAGTCGCGGATAGGGAAGGTAGGTAATCAACTCGGGGGCGGCGATCATGACCAGGACAAACACCGACAGGCTCCCCAGAACCACCCCACTGACGATGCTGTCGGCGCGGCGCCAGATTTCCGGCCGGTAGCGCGCCTGCGTGCCCTCGGCGCGCCACAGGAACAGCATGAGGCCGCCACACACCAGAGCGAGCGCCAACCCGGCCGGGCGCGCCCTCGATGCCACGCTCCACCAGGCCAGCCCCGCCGCCACCCCCAACAAGCACAGGTTGGCCAGACGGCTGCGCCCGCCCGTCTGCCGGCGCCCGCCCCACCCGCGGGCAGCTAACCCTTCAGCGTTGGCATGCGCCCGCTCCAGGCTCAAGACCAGGATCGGAAGTACCACCGACGCCAGGTCTCGCAGTCCCTTGAGGTCTCGCCCGCGGATCCAGTGGGCCTCGCGGATGGCGGAAAATGAGGCGCGCACCTGCGGGACGAAGCCGATAGCCATCGAGGCACTCATCCCCACCTGGCCGACACTGGACGGCATTCGCCGCAGCAGGTCCGTCGGTCGTACAACCACGCTCATCGCCAGGACAACCAGCATCATGGCCGCGATCTGGATGCCGGCCGAGAGCCCGTACACCAGCGCTTCCAGGGTGTACGGGCCCCCTACCAGCGGCAAGGGAAGCTCCAATAGGATCGTCTGCCCCGCCCGGCTGAAGGCCAGGTTGAACAGGGCCGGGATCACCAGCAGGCTCAAGCCAAGCCGCACATCGCCCGCGATCGTTTTTCCGCCCGTCGCGCGGGCGCGCACGACGATGGCCGCCAGCGCCACGACCAGCAGGTAGCCCGGATGGCGCACGATCAGCGCTATCAGGGTCGCGGCCGTGGTCCAGACGATCCAGGTCACCGGATGCAGACGCATGCCTTGCCTATTGGCCGGACGCAGCGTGCCGGCGGTGTGCTGCCTACGCCTGCTGCCGGCTTCGTCGCGCCACCCATGCCCCACCGATCAGGATGAGCGTCAGCGCTCCCAGCACGCCTGCCACCAACCGAGTGTCCAGCCGCACCGGCGGCCCCAGATCGCCGGCTCCCCCCGTCGAGGTACCCACCCCGGTGTAGTTCATGCCGGCCGCGGCGGGGATTGCCTGCACCGTTGCCAGTAGGTTCTCAGCGGAGGTGGCCGCGTTGAAGATGAACGCCCCACTGGGAGCTTGCAGCGACAGCAGCGCCAGGCGAGGGTCCCCCCAGGTCGACAGGTCCTCGCCGGCCGCCAATAATGCCTGGATAACCAGCGCGGTTGAGTTGGCATCGGTCGCCTCCCCGAACGCGCTGGGCTTCTGGTAGGTCCATCCGCCGTCGGCGTTCTGTGTCGCCAGGAAGTAGGCGATCGATGGCCCGACATCCCCAACTCGCCCGGCAGCGACCAGGGCTTGAACGGCCAGGGCGGTGGTGTTTGAGTCCCCAGAGCCAGGCGTACGGTCGCCGCTGAAAGCGAAGGATCCGTCCTCGAGGCGATAGGCGAGCAAGCCCTCCGCCGCTTCCGCCGGGATGGGACGCGCGGCGGCGTGCAGCGCCAGCAGCGCCAGGGCGCTATCGAAGGGGCCGCTGCCGTACAACCCGCTCGCAGGTTCATAGGCGCTTTCGACGGCCGCGATCAGGTCCACGCCGCCGAGGCGGGTGGGATCGGAGCCAGCCGCCACCGCCGCCAGCGCCAGCTTGGCGGCCAGGCCTGGTGCGGGCGGCTGGGCTCCCAACGCCGCCTCGAGGTAGGCCAGGGGAGTTGCGTCTCCGATCTGCCATGCCGACGGATCCTGCCCGCCGGCGACAATCGCCAGCACGGAATCAGCCGTCGTGCCGGGGTCGCTCCCGGGTGCGAACCCGTTCGAGAACCCGCCATCCGGCTGCTGCTGGGTGCGTAGCCAGGTGAGGGCCTGATCAATCGGGGTCGGGGTCTGAGCTTGGGCGCCGCCCTGCCCAATCAGGACCAACAGGGCCAGAGCCAGAGAGATGGAAAGCTGACGCATTCGTTGCACACTCCTCTCAGGGTGGTTGTGGATGCAGTCCGCCGAATCAATAAGCCTTCCCGGAGGATTCGTCAGGAAGGCTCGAGCGATCGATACACCGGCGCCACCTCCTCTCCGCGGAAGGCATTCCAGCGCGGGAGCAGGGGCGGGTATCCTGGCTCGCCCGACGGCTGCGCTAGCAGTCGCCGGACCTACAGTTGCGGGACAGCGCCGGACTACCTGTTCAGGATCACCGGCTTCCCCATTGGCGGCCTTTGCATCCGGGCGCAAGGCCACCCCTGCTCACGTTGTCTTCGGTTTGTCCGAAGTATAGGCCGTACCCCGGGGACGTCAAGCCCGCACCAGGCCAGATGAGTCGCCCGGCGCCTGTGCCGGCGCACGGGCTCCTTTGGCCTCGGTCGCTCGCTGCGGCCGATTGACGCTCTGAGCCCGCTGTGTTAGACTTCACACGTAAGCATTCTGAATCGAAAGATGTTGGGGATCCCCGCGTGACCAAGCGCACGACCGGCACCGTCCGGTGGTTTGACGGCTCCAAAGGCTACGGCTACATCGATACAGAAGAGGGTGTGGACGTCTTCGTCCACTATTTGTCAATCACCGGTTCTGGTGGGCCCTTCCTGACGCCTGGGGACCAGGTGGCCTTCTTCCTCGAGTACACCGTACGCGGTCCGCAAGCCACCGACGTTTCCCGCCTGAATTGAGACCAGCCGACCTGCCCACCCCGCCCTGGCAGCGGGGGCGACCTGCGGCGCGCTCAATCCTGGCAGCCGGGGCACGGTTGGGGCATTCCCCTGAGACCCATAAGGCAAACGAATGAGCGACAAATCATTGCGAGTGGTTCCGCTGGGTGGACTCGGCGAAATCGGCAAGAACATGATGTCCATTGAGTACGGGGAGAATATCCTGATCATCGACACTGGCTTGATGTTCCCCGAGAACGATATGCTCGGCATCGACTACGTCATCCCGGACTTCCGCTACCTGCTGGACAAGCGGGACAAGGTGCGAGGCATCGTCGTCACCCACGGCCACGAAGACCACACCGGCGCCATCCGCCACGTGCTCGAGGATATCCACGCCCCGATCTTCGCCACGCCGCTGACGCGCGGCCTGCTGGAAGTCAAGCTCTCCCGCGGCGGCATGTTGCAGAAGGCCGATCTCCGCACAATCGAGGCCGGCGGTTCGGCCCAGATCGGGCCGTTCGAGGTCGAGTTCTTCCACGTGTGCCATTCGATCCCCGACGCAGTCGGCCTGGGAATCACCACTCCGGCCGGGATCATCGTCCACTCTGGCGACTTCAAGTTCGACCAGACGCCGGTGGACAACTGGCCCACCGACTTCGGCAAGCTGGCGGAGCTGGGAGGGCGCGGCGTCCTGGCCCTGCTGGCTGATTCGACCAACGCCGACAGGCCCGGCTGGACACCCTCGGAGGCGGTCATCGATCCGGCCCTCGACGCTGTGTTTCGCGAGGCAGGCGGGCGCATCCTGATCGGAACCTTTGCCTCGTTGATCTCGCGCATAGCCCAGGCGGCGAAAGCCGCTGCCAACCACGGCCGGGTGATGGCTTTCGTCGGCACCAGTATGGTGGAGAATGTGCGCATCAGCCGCAAGCTGGGCTACCTCGAAATCCCCGACAGTCTGATCGTTTCCATCGACCAGGCGCTGTCCATGCCCCCGTCCAAGGTTGTGCTGATGTGCACGGGCACCCAGGGTGAGCCGTCGTCGATCCTCAGCCGCCTTTCGACCGGGACCAACCGCCAATTCGGCCTGCAGCCCGAAGACACGGTCGTCCTTTCGTCCCACCCCATCCCGGGCAACGAGGAAATGGTCCATCGCACGATCAACCGCTTGCTGCAGCGATGCGCCAGCGTGATCTATGACGCCATCGCCCCGGTCCATGTCTCCGGCCATGCCAGCCAGGAGGAGATGAAGCTGCTGCAGCAGGTGGTGCATCCCAAGTTCTTTGTCCCGGTCCATGGCGAGCTGCGCCACCTGCGCCAGCACGCCTCGCTGGCACATGAGACGGGCATCCCGTGGGAGAACATCGCCGTCGTCGAAAACGGAACCGTGATCGAATTCCGCAACGGCGAGATGCAGGTTGGGGAACGTATCCCCGGCGGCTACGTCTTCGTCGACGGCTCCGGCGTTGGCGACATCGGCCCGACGGTGCTGCGCGAGCGGGAAGCCCTGGCCCGGGACGGCTTTGTCGCAGTTCACCTGCATGTCGACCGCCAGAGCGGGCGTCTGCTGCAAGAGCCAGAGATCGTCTCGAAGGGATTCGTCTTCCTGCGCGATGCCGAAGAGCTGTTCGAGCTGGCTCGGGCACGCATCCATGAGCTGACCGCCGAGGCTACCAACGGGGATCTAAAAGCCCGCATCGAGAAGGACCTCTCGCGCTTGTTCTTCCAGACGACCAAGCGCCAACCGATGATCTTCGTCTTCACCTCCACCTCGGAGGCGCATACCCGCTGATTCCGGGGGCGACCCGCGCTCGCCCCGGACCGCCATCGGGCCGCTGGAAACCCCTCAGAGCCCGGCGGGGCTGCGCCCGCACCTCCAACGGCCTTCCGTCTCGGTCACGCCTTGGCCGCCAGCATCCGGTCCGCGCCTGCCCCGCCGGCCTCTCTCCCGCCGTCGCGCCCCGCAGACAGACCAGTGGGTATAATCGCCGGCAGCATGTCCTCCGGTCCTCGGCTCGCAATCGGCCTCTTCTCTCTGGCGCTCTTCGGATGCCAGGCGATCGGAATCGGCCCCGCACCGACTGCAGTTCCCCCTTCCGCCACTCCGGCCCCGCCGACGCCCACGCCGGAACCGACAGCCGCCCTGGTCGGGGGCGAGCCGATCCTGCTCTCGAGCTTCGAGGAGGAAGTCAGGCGCTACGAGCAGGCGCAGGCCGAGCTTGGCATTGACCTTGCAACCGATCCCGCCTACCGCCAGCGGGTGCTGCAAGCCCTGATCGACCGCCGCTTGCTCGATCGCGGCGCTGGGTTGTCGGGGCTGGCCGTGAGCGCGGCCGAGGTCGATGAGCGTTTGCAGGCCCTGGCGGGGGACAGCGGGGGACAGGAGGCGTTGGCTGCCTGGATGACCGCCAACGGCTACACCACTGAGAGCTTCCTGGCCACCTTGAGAGAGGAAATGCAGGCGCAGCGCATGGTCGACCAGATCGCGGGCTCGGTGCCCGAAGCCATTGAACAGGTCCAGGCCCGGCACATCCTGGTCAGCTCGCGCCAGGAAGCCCAGCCGCTGCTGGATCAGATCGTCGGCGGCGCCGACTTCGGCGCCTTGGCGGCCACCTACTCCCGCGATCTGAGCACCCGCCCAGGCGGCGGCGATCTCGGCTGGTTCCCGCGCGATTACCTGGCCTCACCCGAGCTCGAACAAGCGGCCTTCTCGCTCCAGCCCGGCGAGTTGTTTCCGGAAGTGATCGAATCCAGGCTGGGATTCCACGTCTTGCAGGTGCTCGATCGCGGCCAGCACCCACTCAGTCCCGAGGCCAGCCGCCGCATGCGGCTCAAGGCCGTCGAGGACTGGCTGGACTTGCGCCGCAAGGACACTGAGATCATCATACTGGTCGACAACGGCTAACCGCCTTCGGCCAGCGCGTTGCGAGAGGAGTCAGCGGTCATGGATGCAGATGCAGAGAGCAGCGGGGGCTTCAGTTTGGGGCGCCTGATCCTGAACTGTCTGACGCTGGTTGTTCTGGGGGCCACACTCGTCGTCGGGTTGATCGTCCTTTCTCTGTTCGTCAACCCGTACACTCCGATGAACCCGTTCCCGCCGCCGACCCTGCCTCCGACGCTTGGCCCGCCAACGCCGACCAACACACCCGAGATCTACCTGCCCCCGACCTGGACGGCTACTGTCACGGAGACCCCGACGCCGACGGAGACGCCGACGCCGACCGAAACCCCCACCGTCACGCCGACGGCGACGGCGACCCTGCCCATCTCGCCGACCGGGTTCCCCTTCAACGTACAGCCGGACCCGTATGGCATTGCCAACATCGCCAACGACGCCCAGTGCAAGTGGATGGGCGTTGGAGGGCAGGTCTTCGACCTCAACGGCGCGCCCTTCCCTCTGCAAAACATCCACTTGGAAGGCCAGCTGGGGGGGCTGCCCGTCAGCCTGGACACACTCTCTGGGAGCGCCACTCAGCTCGGCCCAGCGGGATATGCCTTCAACGTGTCGGACCACCCCATCGCCAGCGACAAGACCCTGTGGATCCAGCTGCGCGACACGGCCGGCCTGCCGTTGTCCGACAAGTACTCCCTGACCACGTACGAGGATTGCAACAAGAACCTGATCCTCGTCAACTGGCGCCAGGTGCGCTGAGGCTCACCTGGCTGGGATAGGCCCAAGCCTGACCGGCCCACCGGTGGAAGGAATGCCCGTGGGGTCTGGGCGGTGCCCAGACCCCACGGTTCTATTCTCGGCTGAAGGCTCTGGCTGAGCAGCCGCCAAAGAAGCCTCGGAACGACGGGCTGGTGCCCCAGGCCTCGCCCGAGGCAGCAACGGCCGGGGTTAGGCGAGCAGGCGGCGCAGCGCCTCACACACCAGCGACACCTCGTCCTCCTGCATCACGCTGGAGAAGGGAAGGGCCAGACCGCGGCGGCCCAGATCTTCGGCAATCGGGAAGTCCCCAGCCTGCGTGCCGAACCGCTGCTGGACATAGGGCTGCAAGTGAATCGGCTTGAAGTACGGCCGACTCGGGATCCCCTCCCGATCCAGGCGCCGCATCACTTCATCGCGGTCAATCCTCGAGTCAAAGCGCACCACATACACGAACCAGCTCATCCGGGTCGTGTTCTCAACCACCACCGGGGCTGCGATGCCGGGGATACCCGCCAGGCGCTCCGCGTACCAAGCGGCGACACAGTCCCGCTTATCCATCAGTTCGTCCAGGCGCCCCATCTGGGCATGGCCGAGGGCGGCGTTGAGTTCGTCCATGCGGTAGTTGTAGCCGAGGAAGGTGTGGTCCAACCAGGTGTCACCAGGGGCCCGCCCCTGATTGCGCAGGGAACGCACCGTGCTCGCCAGGTCGTCCCGGTCAGTCACCACCATTCCGCCCTCGCCGGAGGTGATCTGCTTGTTGGGATAGAAGGCGAAGACGGCGAGATCCCCCAGCGTGCCGGCGGGGCGTCCCCGATAGGCGGCGCCCAGCGCTTCGCAGGAATCCTCGATCAGCGTCAGGCCGTGATCGCGCGCCGTCTGGGCCAGGGGATCGTGGTCTGCCGGCTGACCGAATACATCGACCGTGAGCAACCCCCGCAGCCGGACCCTGGCGGCGACGCCGCGCCGCGGCAGCCAGCGCTTGGCCCGCTTCCCACCCTCGGCCAGGTCGGCGGCGGCGGCGGCTACCTGGGCTGGGTCGAGGTTGCCGGTGACCGGATCGACATCGACGAAGACCGGTATCGCCCGTTCGTACAGCAGCACGTTGGAGGAGGCAACAAACGAGAACGGACTGGTGATGACCACGTCCCCATCGGCGATGCCGGCGGCCCGCACGCAGAGGTGCAGCCCAGCCGTGCCTGAGTTGACGGCGATGGCGTGACGCAGCCCGACCCGCTGGGCGATGGCGCCTTCAAACGCCTCCAGCCGCGGCCCCATGCTCAGGCGCGGCGTCTGCAGCACTTCGGCCACCGCCTGCTGTTCGAGCTCCGTCAGGTCCGGCGAGGACATGGCGACCTTGTAGTTCACACCACCTTCCTTTCGGGCCACACGCTCCCGGCTCGAATCAAAGCGCCCTCGGGCACATCGGCGGCGATCATCGAGCCGTTTCCGCAACGGGCGTACCTGCCGATGCGGACGCCCAGGTGTACGGTCACCCCCATGCCGATGAGCGCCACCTCACCCACGTCCACCCCACCGGCCAGCAGCGCTCCTGGCGCGACATTGGCGTAGTCGCCCAATCGACAATCGTGGGACACGACGGCCGAGGTGTTGACGATCGCGCCCCGTCCGATGATGGCTTCACTTCCGACATAGGCGTGCGCCAGGATCTGGGCGCCCTGCTCCACCCGCACCGTGGACTCCAACCAAGCCGTCGGGTGGATCAGCGGCGGGCACTCGAAATCCGCCTGGCGCAAGGCCTCAAAGACCTGGATCCGGCTCCGGGCATCGCCGATCCCTCCCACGGCATTAGCCGCCAGCCGTAGGCCGCGCCGGCGGAGCTCGGCCAACGCTCCACTGCCGCCGAGCACCTGCACCCCGAGCACCAGCGTTCCTGGCGCCAGTCCATCATCGATGATCCCGACAACCTGGTGCTGTCCGGCGGTCCAGATCAGCTCGATCAACGACTTAGCGTGGCCGCCGCCCCCGTACACCAACAGGTCCGCGTCCCCGAAGGGTCCCGCCGGCAGGTCCAGCGGGCGGCTGGCCGCGATCCGGGCCCGGACCATCGCTTCCGTCACCAGTCGGTCGGCGGGGAACGTCGCCAGGTCGATTCCCGCCTGCTCAGCCGCTCGGCGCGCCGGCTGTGTGATCCGCCTGCCCTCCACCGCTTCCGAGGGCGGGGCGGGCGCACCCCTTGCCTCCGTCGGCGTCCAGTCCGGCGAGGCGGAGATCCAGCACAACACCTCACCTGCCCGCAGGTCCTCGCCCACAGCGGCCCGCAGCCCAGCGATGAACCCCGCCTGCTCGGCCACAATCTCATGCGCCGCCTTGGTCGTTTCGAGCGTGGCGAGCGCTTGGCCGATCTTCACCGACTGGCCGTTGCGAACTGCAAGCGTGGCCAGGCGCGCTTCGGGCTCATTCGGGTTGACCAGGGGGATCGT
The genomic region above belongs to Anaerolineales bacterium and contains:
- a CDS encoding cold shock domain-containing protein, with the translated sequence MTKRTTGTVRWFDGSKGYGYIDTEEGVDVFVHYLSITGSGGPFLTPGDQVAFFLEYTVRGPQATDVSRLN
- a CDS encoding energy-coupling factor transporter transmembrane protein EcfT, producing MRLHPVTWIVWTTAATLIALIVRHPGYLLVVALAAIVVRARATGGKTIAGDVRLGLSLLVIPALFNLAFSRAGQTILLELPLPLVGGPYTLEALVYGLSAGIQIAAMMLVVLAMSVVVRPTDLLRRMPSSVGQVGMSASMAIGFVPQVRASFSAIREAHWIRGRDLKGLRDLASVVLPILVLSLERAHANAEGLAARGWGGRRQTGGRSRLANLCLLGVAAGLAWWSVASRARPAGLALALVCGGLMLFLWRAEGTQARYRPEIWRRADSIVSGVVLGSLSVFVLVMIAAPELITYLPYPRLTLPVVTWPLVAAAACLAIPAVFVPNDPH
- a CDS encoding acetyltransferase, which encodes MYGGGGHAKSLIELIWTAGQHQVVGIIDDGLAPGTLVLGVQVLGGSGALAELRRRGLRLAANAVGGIGDARSRIQVFEALRQADFECPPLIHPTAWLESTVRVEQGAQILAHAYVGSEAIIGRGAIVNTSAVVSHDCRLGDYANVAPGALLAGGVDVGEVALIGMGVTVHLGVRIGRYARCGNGSMIAADVPEGALIRAGSVWPERKVV
- a CDS encoding ribonuclease J — encoded protein: MSDKSLRVVPLGGLGEIGKNMMSIEYGENILIIDTGLMFPENDMLGIDYVIPDFRYLLDKRDKVRGIVVTHGHEDHTGAIRHVLEDIHAPIFATPLTRGLLEVKLSRGGMLQKADLRTIEAGGSAQIGPFEVEFFHVCHSIPDAVGLGITTPAGIIVHSGDFKFDQTPVDNWPTDFGKLAELGGRGVLALLADSTNADRPGWTPSEAVIDPALDAVFREAGGRILIGTFASLISRIAQAAKAAANHGRVMAFVGTSMVENVRISRKLGYLEIPDSLIVSIDQALSMPPSKVVLMCTGTQGEPSSILSRLSTGTNRQFGLQPEDTVVLSSHPIPGNEEMVHRTINRLLQRCASVIYDAIAPVHVSGHASQEEMKLLQQVVHPKFFVPVHGELRHLRQHASLAHETGIPWENIAVVENGTVIEFRNGEMQVGERIPGGYVFVDGSGVGDIGPTVLREREALARDGFVAVHLHVDRQSGRLLQEPEIVSKGFVFLRDAEELFELARARIHELTAEATNGDLKARIEKDLSRLFFQTTKRQPMIFVFTSTSEAHTR
- a CDS encoding peptidylprolyl isomerase; the protein is MSSGPRLAIGLFSLALFGCQAIGIGPAPTAVPPSATPAPPTPTPEPTAALVGGEPILLSSFEEEVRRYEQAQAELGIDLATDPAYRQRVLQALIDRRLLDRGAGLSGLAVSAAEVDERLQALAGDSGGQEALAAWMTANGYTTESFLATLREEMQAQRMVDQIAGSVPEAIEQVQARHILVSSRQEAQPLLDQIVGGADFGALAATYSRDLSTRPGGGDLGWFPRDYLASPELEQAAFSLQPGELFPEVIESRLGFHVLQVLDRGQHPLSPEASRRMRLKAVEDWLDLRRKDTEIIILVDNG
- a CDS encoding DegT/DnrJ/EryC1/StrS family aminotransferase, which encodes MNYKVAMSSPDLTELEQQAVAEVLQTPRLSMGPRLEAFEGAIAQRVGLRHAIAVNSGTAGLHLCVRAAGIADGDVVITSPFSFVASSNVLLYERAIPVFVDVDPVTGNLDPAQVAAAAADLAEGGKRAKRWLPRRGVAARVRLRGLLTVDVFGQPADHDPLAQTARDHGLTLIEDSCEALGAAYRGRPAGTLGDLAVFAFYPNKQITSGEGGMVVTDRDDLASTVRSLRNQGRAPGDTWLDHTFLGYNYRMDELNAALGHAQMGRLDELMDKRDCVAAWYAERLAGIPGIAAPVVVENTTRMSWFVYVVRFDSRIDRDEVMRRLDREGIPSRPYFKPIHLQPYVQQRFGTQAGDFPIAEDLGRRGLALPFSSVMQEDEVSLVCEALRRLLA